One genomic region from Labeo rohita strain BAU-BD-2019 chromosome 7, IGBB_LRoh.1.0, whole genome shotgun sequence encodes:
- the foxb1b gene encoding forkhead box protein B1b translates to MPRPGRNTYSDQKPPYSYISLTAMAIQSCPEKMLPLSEIYKFIMDRFPYYRENTQRWQNSLRHNLSFNDCFIKIPRRPDQPGKGSFWALHPNCGDMFENGSFLRRRKRFKVMITSEHLQKPSDAAHYLQQQAKLRMTALGTHLPQMTSYNLSVSQPSTFKHPFAIENIIARDYKMPGSLAFSTMQSMSTGYQIHNQLTTAWPHMYSSNVIDAEYTAYGVPLKSLSHGAPSLPAIPVPIKPAPASVPSIPALHAHLPAFLSGSPQSLSPTSPSQSSPATPSPTSLLHSVAVHCQEVT, encoded by the coding sequence ATGCCTCGTCCTGGAAGAAACACGTACAGCGATCAGAAGCCGCCGTATTCGTATATTTCGCTGACCGCTATGGCCATTCAGAGTTGCCCGGAGAAGATGCTCCCGCTTAGCGAAATTTACAAGTTCATCATGGACAGATTTCCTTATTATCGGGAAAACACACAGCGCTGGCAGAACTCCCTTCGCCACAACCTTTCCTTCAACGACTGCTTCATAAAGATCCCGCGGAGACCGGACCAGCCGGGGAAAGGCAGCTTCTGGGCTCTCCATCCCAACTGCGGCGACATGTTCGAGAACGGGAGCTTCTTGAGGCGCCGCAAGAGATTCAAGGTGATGATCACCTCCGAGCACCTGCAAAAACCCTCAGACGCGGCGCATTACCTCCAGCAACAGGCAAAACTCAGAATGACCGCATTAGGGACACATCTACCTCAGATGACCAGCTACAACTTAAGTGTGTCGCAACCCTCCACTTTCAAACACCCCTTTGCCATTGAAAACATCATTGCCAGAGATTACAAAATGCCAGGAAGTCTTGCTTTCTCCACCATGCAGTCCATGTCTACAGGTTACCAAATACACAATCAGCTGACCACGGCATGGCCCCACATGTATAGCAGTAATGTGATAGACGCTGAGTATACTGCCTATGGAGTACCGCTCAAATCCCTGAGTCATGGCGCGCCAAGTTTACCGGCGATCCCTGTGCCAATCAAACCCGCTCCAGCTTCGGTTCCGTCCATCCCGGCGCTGCACGCCCACCTTCCAGCGTTCCTCTCCGGCTCTCCACAGTCCCTGAGCCCGACGTCTCCAAGCCAGAGCAGCCCCGCCACACCGAGCCCGACCTCCCTTCTCCATTCGGTCGCCGTGCACTGTCAAGAGGTCACTTAA